The following are encoded in a window of Pyrenophora tritici-repentis strain M4 chromosome 6, whole genome shotgun sequence genomic DNA:
- a CDS encoding outward-rectifier potassium channel TOK1 channel YORK: MLGYFLGHYPENFALSESQRTLILQTMAFFIWLGGGAAVFAKLEQNAGNDSWRFADALYFCDVTILTVGFGDLVPTTDVTRGIVFPYSVGGAITLALIVSSLYTAVRELGDEKIIQKHIDRMRSRVVERTVSNSFDLRHQEREAHHLLRRRKLGFPKISQPTEPRPFRTPMGESIQRRSTFPRVTNALRITSKPPIRLLKEEKDRFEAMRKIQADSKKFKRWMALFWSVTTFSILWCVGAAVFWMAEKDTQGMTYFQALYFCYVSLLTIGYGDLAPKSNAGRCFFVIWSLIAVPTMTILVSDLGDTVVANFKRWSDEFADFTVLPKAGIWRSFLDKHPWLLYWLQRWTERRARKRRLKKGFSVADPRENDADTSTSSLAHRGTSPDDPEDAEEREAETDIELTQHPTIEALAEEAEADTNKTPDRASISRRLALSIQRVSRDLKIPRKRYTYEEWVEFTRLIRMTDPERLDRNLGTASGATEDENQEEGLVNWDWIGDDSPMVAGVSESEWLMERLIESLVRLEKRKEIARDRADMGALREMEGRYGRSSEIERAIEGGVVREVDGGQVGTLE; encoded by the exons ATTACCCGGAAAACTTCGCTTTGAGCGAGAGCCAAAGAACGCTTATCCTGCAGACAATGGCGTTCTTCATATGGCTTGGGGGCGGAGCTGCGGTGTTTGCTAAACTCGAACAAAACGCTGGGAATGACAGTTGGAGATTTGCTGATGCT CTCTACTTTTGTGATGTCACAATTCTCACTGTAGGATTCGGCGACCTCGTACCAACGACAGACGTCACTAGGGGTATTGTTTTTCCATATTCAGTAGGAGGTGCCA TCACACTCGCACTTATAGTATCGTCTTTGTACACGGCAGTACGGGAGCTGGGTGACGAGAAAATTATACAAAAACACATCGACCGCATGAGATCACGCGTTGTTGAACGCACAGTATCCAATTCATTTGATCTACGTCATCAGGAGCGTGAAGCACATCACCTTCTCAGAAGACGCAAACTAGGATTTCCAAAAATCTCCCAGCCTACTGAACCCCGGCCCTTTCGTACTCCGATGGGTGAGTCTATTCAGCGCAGATCGACATTTCCACGCGTTACCAACGCACTCCGTATCACTTCCAAACCCCCAATTAGGCTTTtgaaggaggagaaggatCGATTCGAAGCGATGCGCAAGATCCAAGCTGATTCTAAAAAGTTCAAGAGATGGATGGCGCTGTTTTGGTCGGTAACGACATTTTCAATTCTTTGGTGCGTTGGAGCTGCTGTATTTTGGATGGCAGAGAAGGATACGCAAGGCATGACGTACTTTCAAGCCCTGTACTTCTGTTACGTCAGTTTGCTGACCATCGGGTATGGAGATCTAGCGCCAAAGTCGAATGCTGGACGGTGCTTCTTCGTTATTTGGAGTCTAATTGCGGTTCCGACGATGACAATTCTCGTTTCCGATCTGGGCGATACCGTGGTGGCGAATTTCAAGAGATGGAGCGACGAGTTCGCAGACTTTACAGTTCTACCGAAAGCAGGTATATGGCGTTCGTTTCTCGACAAGCATCCTTGGTTGCTGTATTGGCTACAGAGATGGACAGAAAGAAGAGCAAGGAAGCGACGGCTGAAGAAAGGTTTCTCCGTTGCAGATCCACGGGAAAACGATGCAGATACAAGTACCTCCAGTCTTGCTCATCGTGGGACCTCTCCAGATGACCCTGAAGATGCCGAGGAGCGGGAAGCGGAAACCGATATCGAACTAACTCAACATCCAACCATTGAAGCCCTCGCAGAAGAAGCAGAGGCAGACACCAACAAGACACCCGATCGTGCATCAATCTCCCGTCGCCTCGCCCTCTCCATCCAAAGAGTCTCCCGAGATCTCAAAATCCCCCGTAAACGCTACACCTATGAAGAATGGGTCGAATTCACGCGTCTGATACGCATGACGGACCCGGAACGCTTAGATCGCAACTTGGGCACGGCGAGTGGCGCGACGGAAGATGAGAATCAGGAAGAGGGACTGGTGAACTGGGATTGGATTGGGGATGATAGTCCGATGGTAGCAGGGGTGAGTGAGAGCGAGTGGCTTATGGAACGCTTGATTGAGAGTCTGGTGAGGCTggagaagaggaaggagaTTGCGAGGGACAGGGCGGATATGGGGGCGTTGAGGGAGATGGAGGGTAGATATGGTAGAAGCAGCGAGATAGAGAGAGCAATAGAGGGGGGTGTGGTGAGAGAAGTAGATGGTGGTCAAGTAGGGACATTGGAGTAA